The Pseudarthrobacter sulfonivorans genome includes a window with the following:
- a CDS encoding sugar phosphate isomerase/epimerase family protein has translation MSYSIQLYTLWNAIQDDLPGTIRKVAEIGFTQVEPYNFVATATELGAALKENGLTAPSGHAPLLSQDQDEIFAAAKELGISTVIDPYLPAEHWQSARDIQATASSLNAAAKKGAEYGIRVGYHNHAWELESIIEGRTALEYFADLLDPELVLEVDTYWVAVGGQDPVAVLERLGDRVKFIHIKDGPLTADTKKQQPAGQGQIAVWDVIGAAKALEVGVVEFDDYSGDIFDGITESLAFLTAGRVA, from the coding sequence ATGTCTTATTCCATCCAGCTGTACACGCTCTGGAACGCCATCCAGGACGACCTGCCCGGCACCATACGCAAAGTCGCGGAAATCGGCTTCACGCAGGTTGAACCATACAACTTCGTGGCTACCGCCACGGAACTCGGCGCCGCGCTGAAAGAGAACGGCCTCACCGCCCCGTCCGGCCATGCACCCCTGCTCAGCCAGGACCAGGACGAGATCTTCGCCGCTGCCAAGGAATTGGGCATCAGCACCGTCATCGACCCTTACCTTCCCGCCGAGCACTGGCAATCCGCCAGGGACATCCAGGCCACAGCCTCGAGCCTCAACGCCGCAGCCAAGAAGGGCGCCGAATACGGCATCCGTGTCGGCTACCACAACCATGCGTGGGAACTCGAGTCCATTATCGAGGGTCGCACCGCACTGGAATACTTCGCCGACCTCCTCGACCCCGAACTGGTTCTGGAAGTCGACACCTACTGGGTCGCTGTCGGCGGCCAGGACCCGGTCGCGGTGCTGGAGCGCCTCGGCGACCGGGTCAAGTTCATCCACATCAAAGACGGACCCCTTACTGCGGACACCAAGAAGCAGCAACCTGCTGGGCAGGGCCAGATCGCCGTATGGGATGTCATCGGCGCAGCTAAGGCCTTGGAGGTCGGCGTCGTTGAGTTTGACGACTATTCCGGCGATATTTTCGACGGCATCACCGAGTCGCTCGCCTTCCTTACGGCCGGCAGGGTCGCGTGA
- a CDS encoding Gfo/Idh/MocA family protein — protein MIGYAFMGKAHSNAWRNVASFFDVPVFEQKVLVGRDPAGVEEAAAKYGWAETATDWRTVLDRDDIDIVDICAPGWMHAEIAIAALAAGKHVLVEKPLANTLAEAEAMTAAAQAARARGVQSMIGFNYRRVPALALARELIAEGRLGTVRQVRAAYLQDWLADETAPMSWRLNKETAGSGALGDIASHAIDQVVFLLGDRVTEVSGRLHTFTTRRPGAAGMEDVTVDDAAWATLSLASGAVASVDVSRVATGQKNSLKLEIYGDKGAIRFDLENLNELHFLDATAPAREQGFRRILVGEPGHPYLKAWWPQGHIIGWEHTFTHEIRDLLTAIGTGTPPSPSFEDGLEVQRILNAIEESAAAKSSTIPLARTTASEGA, from the coding sequence ATGATCGGCTATGCGTTTATGGGCAAGGCCCATTCCAACGCCTGGCGCAATGTGGCCAGCTTTTTCGATGTCCCGGTTTTTGAACAGAAGGTTCTGGTGGGCCGGGACCCCGCCGGAGTGGAGGAAGCTGCCGCGAAGTACGGCTGGGCCGAGACTGCGACGGACTGGCGCACAGTCCTGGACCGCGATGACATCGACATCGTGGACATCTGCGCCCCGGGCTGGATGCACGCCGAGATCGCCATCGCTGCGCTCGCGGCAGGCAAGCATGTCCTGGTGGAGAAGCCACTCGCCAACACGCTTGCCGAAGCCGAGGCCATGACGGCGGCCGCCCAGGCAGCCCGGGCCAGGGGCGTGCAGTCGATGATCGGCTTCAATTACCGGCGGGTCCCCGCGTTGGCCCTGGCGAGGGAACTCATCGCGGAAGGCCGGCTGGGAACTGTCCGGCAGGTCCGGGCCGCCTATTTGCAGGACTGGCTGGCGGATGAAACGGCGCCCATGAGCTGGCGGCTGAACAAGGAAACCGCCGGTTCCGGGGCGCTCGGGGACATTGCCTCGCATGCCATCGACCAGGTCGTGTTCCTGCTCGGGGACCGGGTCACCGAGGTTTCCGGCCGCCTGCACACCTTCACCACGCGCCGCCCCGGGGCGGCGGGCATGGAGGACGTAACGGTCGACGACGCCGCCTGGGCCACACTGTCCCTCGCCTCCGGAGCAGTCGCCTCAGTTGACGTTTCGCGGGTCGCTACCGGCCAGAAGAACTCGCTGAAGCTGGAGATCTATGGGGATAAGGGCGCCATCCGGTTCGACCTGGAAAACCTCAACGAACTTCACTTCCTCGATGCCACCGCACCCGCCCGCGAGCAGGGGTTCCGCCGGATCCTGGTCGGCGAGCCCGGGCACCCGTATCTTAAAGCCTGGTGGCCGCAAGGGCACATCATCGGCTGGGAACACACCTTTACCCACGAAATCCGCGACCTCCTCACCGCCATCGGCACCGGAACCCCGCCGTCGCCGTCGTTCGAGGACGGCCTCGAGGTGCAGCGGATCCTGAACGCCATCGAAGAGTCCGCCGCAGCGAAAAGCTCCACCATCCCGCTGGCCCGCACCACCGCTTCTGAAGGAGCCTGA
- a CDS encoding sugar phosphate isomerase/epimerase family protein, translating into MPRPYTLFTGQWADLPFEEVARMASGWGYDGLEIAVSGDHLDAWRWDEPGYVESKLAVLEKYNLKVWAISNHLKGQAVCDDPIDFRHQAIVGAKVWGDGDPEGVRQRAAEEMKHTARLAKALGVETVVGFTGSSIWQYVAMFPPVPASVIEAGYQDFADRWNPILDVFDECGVRFAHEVHPSEIAYDYWTTVRALEAIGHREAFGLNWDPSHFMWQGIDPVSFIWDFKDRIYHVDCKDTKLRPTGRNTVMGSHLPWGDPRRGWDFVSAGRGDVPWESSFRALTAIGYTGPISVEWEDAGMDRLHGAPEALAALKKFDFPASNTSFDAAFSTNP; encoded by the coding sequence ATGCCCCGCCCTTACACCCTGTTCACCGGCCAGTGGGCCGACCTCCCGTTCGAGGAAGTCGCACGTATGGCCTCCGGCTGGGGCTACGACGGCCTGGAAATCGCCGTCTCCGGGGACCACCTGGATGCCTGGCGCTGGGACGAACCCGGGTACGTCGAGTCCAAACTCGCCGTCCTGGAGAAGTACAACCTGAAGGTCTGGGCCATCTCCAACCACCTGAAGGGCCAGGCCGTGTGCGATGACCCCATCGACTTCCGGCACCAGGCGATCGTGGGCGCGAAGGTCTGGGGCGACGGGGACCCCGAGGGCGTCCGCCAACGCGCCGCCGAGGAAATGAAGCACACCGCCCGGCTCGCCAAAGCCCTGGGCGTGGAGACCGTCGTCGGGTTCACCGGCTCCTCCATCTGGCAGTACGTGGCCATGTTCCCGCCCGTCCCCGCCTCCGTGATCGAGGCCGGCTACCAGGACTTCGCGGACCGCTGGAACCCCATCCTGGACGTCTTCGATGAGTGCGGGGTCCGGTTCGCCCACGAAGTCCACCCCTCCGAAATCGCCTACGACTACTGGACCACCGTCCGCGCCCTCGAAGCGATCGGACACCGCGAAGCGTTCGGCCTGAACTGGGACCCGTCCCACTTCATGTGGCAGGGCATCGACCCCGTCTCGTTCATTTGGGACTTCAAGGACCGGATCTACCACGTGGACTGCAAGGACACCAAGCTCCGCCCCACCGGCCGGAACACCGTCATGGGCTCCCACCTGCCCTGGGGCGACCCCCGCCGGGGCTGGGACTTCGTCTCCGCCGGCCGCGGCGACGTCCCCTGGGAATCGTCCTTCCGCGCCCTCACCGCGATCGGCTACACCGGCCCCATCTCGGTCGAATGGGAAGACGCCGGCATGGACCGCCTCCACGGCGCCCCCGAAGCCCTCGCAGCCCTGAAAAAGTTCGACTTCCCCGCCTCGAACACCTCCTTCGACGCCGCCTTCAGCACGAACCCCTAG
- a CDS encoding Gfo/Idh/MocA family protein produces MSITLPVPRTILADSVPSLRWGVLGTGIAARFVNALHAHTGQRAVAVAARDAAKTHVFAAEHGIPKVHISPSALIADPTVDVVYIATPHPMHHDLALEAIQAGKHVLIEKPVAMTANETHAITRAGHAAGVLVMEAMWTRYLPQSDIVRQLLAAGAIGEVKLVRADFGFIMPFDASHRLWNAELGGGALLDAGIYPISFASSILGSPTSICASGELGPNGVDARADLLLTSASGATALASTSLVTSTPVVASIMGTAGRIELASPFCGPSAVTLTIGSFGSEESVTWRDETFKTLHEGLGYQATAFASYVAEGRTESPLHPHNEMISIMATIDEARRQIAAGAPS; encoded by the coding sequence GTGTCGATTACTTTGCCGGTTCCCAGGACTATCCTCGCGGACTCCGTCCCTTCCCTCCGCTGGGGCGTACTGGGAACGGGGATCGCTGCACGCTTTGTAAACGCACTTCATGCCCACACGGGGCAGCGGGCGGTCGCGGTTGCTGCCCGTGACGCCGCGAAAACCCATGTGTTTGCTGCGGAGCACGGCATTCCGAAGGTACACATAAGCCCGTCTGCGCTAATCGCAGACCCCACCGTTGACGTTGTCTATATCGCAACTCCGCACCCGATGCACCATGACTTGGCTCTTGAGGCCATCCAGGCCGGAAAACATGTGCTGATCGAGAAGCCTGTCGCGATGACGGCGAACGAGACGCACGCCATCACTCGCGCCGGGCATGCTGCTGGTGTGCTTGTGATGGAGGCAATGTGGACGCGATACTTGCCCCAATCCGACATCGTCCGACAACTTCTGGCCGCCGGGGCAATTGGCGAAGTAAAGCTGGTCCGCGCGGATTTCGGGTTCATAATGCCCTTCGACGCCAGCCACCGCCTGTGGAACGCCGAGCTCGGGGGAGGGGCGCTCCTTGACGCCGGCATCTACCCAATTTCATTTGCTTCGTCGATCCTCGGCTCGCCAACCTCCATCTGCGCCTCCGGCGAGCTCGGGCCGAACGGGGTGGATGCACGTGCCGACCTTCTGTTGACCTCGGCGAGCGGAGCGACGGCACTTGCGTCGACTTCGCTCGTCACCTCCACGCCCGTTGTTGCGTCGATTATGGGAACGGCCGGGCGGATCGAGCTGGCAAGCCCGTTCTGCGGACCTTCGGCTGTGACTCTCACGATTGGTTCGTTTGGCTCTGAGGAAAGCGTGACATGGCGTGATGAGACATTTAAGACATTGCACGAGGGCCTGGGATACCAGGCGACGGCGTTCGCCTCCTACGTGGCGGAAGGGCGGACCGAGTCGCCGCTGCACCCGCACAACGAAATGATTTCGATAATGGCCACGATCGACGAGGCCCGGCGTCAGATCGCCGCCGGGGCTCCCTCATGA
- a CDS encoding NAD(P)H-dependent flavin oxidoreductase, with product MKTRATTILGIEHPIVQGGMQWVATAELAAAVSNAGALGVISALTTGSPENLAREIRRCQDLTDRPFGVNLTILPSIIPPPYEEYRDVIVSSGVPVVETAGNNPRSFVEIFKANGITTIHKCTSVRHALKAESLGVDIVSIDGFECAGHPGEDDVPGLVLIPAATALLRIPVLASGGIADGRGLVAALALGADGISMGTRFMCTRESPIHSRIKDAIVAATELDTELIFRPLRNTSRVASNSVSRQAVEVLAKGGVFEDVRELVAGARGRRVYSEGDPEHGVWTVGMVQGLIHDVPGCEELVARIVQDAEALIDLRLGALTR from the coding sequence ATGAAAACACGGGCAACGACCATTCTTGGCATCGAACATCCCATAGTTCAAGGGGGCATGCAGTGGGTGGCTACTGCTGAACTCGCGGCTGCTGTCTCCAACGCCGGCGCGCTCGGCGTCATCAGTGCGCTCACAACCGGCTCACCGGAAAATCTGGCACGGGAGATTCGCCGCTGCCAAGACCTGACTGACCGCCCGTTCGGAGTGAATCTCACCATCTTGCCATCCATTATTCCGCCTCCCTACGAGGAGTACCGCGATGTAATTGTGAGCTCAGGCGTCCCCGTCGTGGAAACCGCCGGGAACAACCCGCGTTCATTCGTGGAGATATTTAAGGCGAACGGGATCACCACCATTCACAAATGCACCAGCGTGCGGCATGCACTTAAAGCCGAGTCGCTAGGGGTGGACATCGTCAGCATTGATGGGTTCGAATGCGCCGGTCATCCTGGCGAGGACGATGTTCCAGGGCTTGTCCTGATTCCTGCTGCTACAGCCCTGCTCCGAATCCCGGTGTTGGCCTCCGGAGGCATTGCCGACGGTCGAGGCTTGGTCGCGGCGCTAGCACTCGGAGCTGACGGGATCAGCATGGGGACGAGGTTCATGTGCACCCGGGAATCCCCGATCCACTCAAGGATCAAGGATGCGATTGTTGCGGCTACTGAGTTGGACACAGAGCTCATATTCCGCCCCTTGCGCAATACCTCGCGTGTTGCGAGCAATTCGGTCAGCCGCCAGGCAGTGGAGGTCTTGGCCAAGGGCGGTGTATTCGAGGACGTCAGGGAACTGGTGGCCGGGGCTCGAGGCAGACGGGTCTACTCGGAGGGTGATCCCGAGCATGGTGTCTGGACCGTGGGAATGGTCCAAGGACTGATCCACGACGTGCCCGGCTGCGAAGAGTTGGTGGCCAGGATTGTCCAAGATGCCGAGGCCCTGATCGATTTACGCCTGGGCGCGCTTACACGATGA
- a CDS encoding helix-turn-helix domain-containing protein codes for MSNSIEEQATLFSVARRALTSTEAALEGTTTWLAITDANGKVTYDWAAAPSLRRHLARADVSEGADLAQRSAGKNGVGVALATRAPAVVHGTDHLDERMHKLVCAASPVLHPITRKLLGAVNVTSLAGEPSPHLKVALNMMLSGIEDSLTRLSCARHQRLLDAHLRVKAGTGAAVITLDRRTMIAEDGLGGLSLDREQLWSFVEEAGPFTREFVLPMGIRAQIVPVMPPQTTEGCSLVLSRLDLAGLARSVARGSAAPRVVIPPALGQLERAEREVIASVLRECFGNKSDAAERLRISRGTLYERIRRYGL; via the coding sequence ATGTCGAATTCCATTGAGGAGCAAGCGACTCTCTTCAGCGTCGCGCGAAGAGCGCTCACCTCAACGGAAGCGGCCCTCGAAGGGACAACGACTTGGCTCGCCATCACGGACGCCAATGGAAAGGTGACTTACGACTGGGCGGCGGCACCGAGCCTCCGCCGGCATCTTGCGCGGGCAGATGTCAGCGAGGGTGCCGACTTGGCCCAGCGTTCTGCGGGCAAGAATGGAGTGGGCGTCGCGCTTGCGACACGTGCCCCCGCAGTCGTCCATGGAACTGACCACCTGGATGAGCGCATGCACAAGCTTGTTTGTGCGGCGAGTCCAGTCCTGCATCCCATCACTCGAAAGTTGCTTGGCGCCGTAAATGTCACGTCACTTGCTGGCGAACCTAGCCCGCATCTAAAGGTTGCACTCAATATGATGCTGAGTGGGATAGAGGACTCCCTGACGCGTCTCTCGTGCGCCCGCCACCAGCGGCTCCTCGATGCCCACTTGCGGGTCAAGGCGGGTACAGGAGCGGCCGTCATTACCCTGGACCGCCGCACGATGATCGCCGAAGACGGTCTTGGCGGATTATCACTTGACCGAGAGCAGTTGTGGAGCTTTGTCGAGGAGGCCGGACCGTTTACTAGGGAATTCGTCCTACCGATGGGCATTCGAGCGCAAATTGTCCCTGTGATGCCGCCGCAGACTACGGAGGGTTGCTCGTTAGTACTGAGCAGACTTGATCTCGCAGGCCTTGCACGTTCGGTCGCAAGGGGTTCAGCCGCTCCGAGGGTAGTAATTCCGCCGGCACTAGGACAGCTTGAACGGGCAGAGCGGGAGGTTATTGCGTCTGTGCTGCGTGAGTGCTTTGGGAACAAATCGGACGCCGCAGAGCGACTACGAATCTCGCGCGGAACGCTTTACGAGAGAATCCGCCGGTACGGACTGTGA
- a CDS encoding 2,3-butanediol dehydrogenase, which produces MRAAVYYGKNKLEIEDVPEPTPGEGQVKIKVSRNGICGTDLHEYYDGPIFIPPTDPHPLTGQCMPLTLGHEFSGVVTEIGPNVTDIREGDRVTIEPIYRCGECRPCRTGHYNLCNVIGFHGLMADGGMAEYTVVPSNQVHKLPDNVSLEMGALVEPMSVAYHAATLGEVNDQSRALIYGAGPIGIGLWFALRGMGLTEIDVVEPSETRRRSIEALGARTLDPTKQDVTALIADRTNGNGVDAAFDAAGVAPAVQSALECLGERRPLISVAIYEKPLPTPLINLVLRERRIQGTICYTAADYSAVIDLMAKGHYNTTGWVEDVPLSGVVEKGFEQLRAGQKMKLLVDPTT; this is translated from the coding sequence ATGCGCGCAGCAGTCTATTACGGCAAAAACAAACTTGAAATCGAAGACGTACCGGAACCAACCCCAGGCGAAGGCCAGGTGAAGATCAAAGTCAGCCGCAACGGAATCTGCGGCACCGACCTCCACGAATACTACGACGGGCCGATCTTCATACCGCCCACGGACCCTCACCCGCTCACAGGACAATGCATGCCCCTGACGCTGGGCCATGAATTCTCTGGTGTAGTCACCGAGATCGGCCCAAACGTCACGGATATTCGCGAGGGCGACCGCGTCACCATCGAGCCCATATATCGCTGTGGTGAGTGCCGACCGTGCAGGACCGGCCACTACAATCTATGCAATGTGATCGGCTTCCACGGCCTCATGGCCGACGGCGGGATGGCGGAATACACGGTCGTGCCCAGCAACCAGGTCCATAAACTCCCCGATAACGTCTCGCTGGAGATGGGAGCATTGGTCGAACCGATGTCCGTCGCCTACCACGCGGCCACGCTCGGTGAAGTCAACGATCAAAGCAGGGCCTTAATCTACGGCGCAGGACCCATCGGCATCGGCCTCTGGTTCGCGCTGCGTGGGATGGGCCTGACCGAAATCGACGTGGTTGAACCATCCGAGACCCGCCGCAGGTCCATCGAGGCACTCGGCGCACGCACCCTGGACCCGACCAAACAGGACGTGACCGCCCTCATCGCCGACCGGACCAACGGCAACGGAGTCGACGCCGCATTCGACGCCGCCGGCGTAGCCCCCGCAGTCCAATCAGCCCTCGAATGCCTCGGCGAACGCCGCCCCCTGATCAGCGTCGCAATCTACGAAAAACCCCTCCCCACACCCCTCATCAACCTCGTGCTCCGCGAACGACGCATCCAAGGCACCATCTGCTACACCGCAGCCGACTACTCCGCAGTCATCGACCTCATGGCAAAAGGCCACTACAATACCACCGGATGGGTGGAGGACGTTCCCCTCAGCGGCGTGGTCGAAAAGGGATTCGAACAGCTCCGTGCCGGCCAAAAAATGAAGCTGCTGGTGGACCCCACAACGTAG
- a CDS encoding flavin-containing monooxygenase, with protein sequence MFETFSDIATDQDANEEAAKFIRRKIAEIVTDPETRRKLTPTDLYARRPLCDSGFYETFNRPNVSLVNVKENPIESVTEQGIVTADGTLHELDVLICATGFDAVDGNYVRVNIRGRDGETLKEHWADGPTSYLGMATSGFPNMFMILGPNGPFTNLPPSIETQVEWISETISHVLTSGTGWIEAKSETESDWTETCSDIAHQTLFPQAASWIFGANIPGKKRTVMFYLGGIKQYRSILADEASNKYPNFATDADILTPA encoded by the coding sequence ATGTTCGAGACTTTCTCGGATATCGCCACGGACCAGGACGCCAACGAAGAGGCTGCGAAGTTCATCCGTCGCAAGATCGCCGAGATCGTCACGGACCCCGAAACGCGCCGGAAACTGACACCGACCGATCTGTACGCTCGCAGGCCGTTGTGCGATTCGGGCTTCTACGAGACGTTTAACCGTCCAAACGTCTCCCTCGTGAACGTCAAGGAAAACCCGATCGAGTCGGTGACCGAACAGGGCATCGTCACCGCCGACGGCACCCTGCATGAACTGGACGTGCTCATCTGCGCGACCGGGTTCGACGCCGTGGACGGCAACTATGTCCGCGTCAATATCCGCGGCCGCGATGGCGAAACCTTGAAAGAGCACTGGGCTGACGGGCCAACCAGCTATCTCGGCATGGCAACCAGCGGCTTCCCCAATATGTTCATGATCCTGGGCCCGAACGGGCCGTTCACCAACCTTCCGCCCTCAATCGAAACGCAGGTCGAGTGGATCAGCGAAACCATCAGCCACGTCCTGACCTCCGGCACGGGCTGGATCGAGGCCAAATCCGAAACTGAGTCCGACTGGACGGAGACGTGCTCGGATATCGCCCACCAGACACTCTTCCCACAGGCTGCCTCGTGGATCTTTGGCGCCAACATCCCCGGAAAGAAGCGCACGGTCATGTTCTACCTCGGTGGCATCAAGCAGTACCGGTCCATCCTCGCCGACGAGGCCTCCAACAAGTACCCGAACTTCGCAACCGACGCCGACATCCTGACCCCGGCCTGA
- a CDS encoding flavin-containing monooxygenase, with the protein MDNAVPGKTYQLDALVVGAGFGGIYMLHKLRNELGLDAVAIDRAGGVGGTWFWNKYPGALSDSESFVYQYSFDRDLYEQTPWNTKYVPQAEILAYLNGVVDRYDLREHVRLETGMTEAEFDEASGTWTVRTDRGVTFQSRFLVTGLGLLSATNLPKFPGMETFAGRLVHTGAWPEDLDLAGKRVGVIGNGSTGNQVITATAPVAAHLTSFQRTPQYSVPAGNRQLTAQEHRAHRENFEANWEQVKNSSVAMGFEESAVPTFSVSPRNANGSTSGPGRKAGDSALCSRLSRISPRTRTPTKRLRSSSVARSPRSSRTPKRAGN; encoded by the coding sequence ATGGACAACGCCGTCCCGGGGAAGACCTATCAGCTCGATGCGCTCGTTGTTGGAGCAGGCTTCGGTGGTATCTACATGCTGCATAAGCTGCGCAACGAGCTCGGTCTCGACGCCGTAGCGATTGACCGGGCCGGGGGTGTTGGGGGAACGTGGTTCTGGAACAAGTATCCGGGCGCGCTTTCGGATTCTGAGAGTTTTGTTTACCAGTACTCTTTCGATCGCGACCTCTACGAACAGACTCCGTGGAACACGAAGTACGTGCCCCAGGCCGAGATCCTGGCGTACCTGAATGGCGTCGTGGACCGCTACGACCTGCGGGAGCACGTCCGGCTTGAAACTGGCATGACTGAGGCTGAGTTCGACGAGGCCTCCGGCACCTGGACCGTGCGGACCGACCGCGGAGTCACGTTCCAGTCCCGCTTTCTGGTCACGGGCCTCGGCCTGCTCTCGGCCACCAATCTTCCGAAGTTCCCCGGCATGGAGACCTTCGCGGGCCGGCTGGTCCACACGGGTGCCTGGCCGGAAGACCTGGACCTCGCGGGCAAGCGGGTGGGTGTTATCGGCAACGGTTCAACCGGTAATCAGGTGATCACCGCCACAGCCCCGGTAGCGGCCCATCTGACCTCCTTCCAGCGCACACCGCAGTACAGCGTGCCGGCAGGCAACCGCCAGCTTACGGCGCAGGAACACCGTGCCCATCGGGAGAACTTTGAGGCGAACTGGGAACAGGTCAAGAACTCCTCGGTGGCCATGGGTTTCGAGGAGAGCGCCGTTCCAACGTTCAGCGTTTCCCCCAGGAACGCGAACGGATCTACCAGCGGACCTGGGAGGAAGGCGGGGGATTCCGCTTTATGTTCGAGACTTTCTCGGATATCGCCACGGACCAGGACGCCAACGAAGAGGCTGCGAAGTTCATCCGTCGCAAGATCGCCGAGATCGTCACGGACCCCGAAACGCGCCGGAAACTGA
- a CDS encoding GAF domain-containing protein has translation MPVLDRWQHQLADTGTTLFLSDRGGSIVARRTSDNSERRRLDSVHAAEGFDYSEDAIGTNGLGTSMVEKRPIFVKGSQHYNDALAALACAAAPVYTPAGLVVGSVSLGGPVEAASPIMLSLTREISQQIEERLRTSSRPQDLALAMSFMRFTSSQRPTVVMDKESILANTPGLPYVNVASHVMLWELINSHNWSSNSTLRRHLEETFIEITARRVVDGPREHFVVHFSNFGETPDHDSGVAVPSKTTITTLGRDNTAPAVVVVDGPRGSGRATVAGRLRTTRERVARLEVFVVSSAAAPPWTTVEGLLAGGTDVLIRRVEELAENEIPSLAGVVERQRKARAAGQRASSLLLTSWRDRAAPMSRRLSMPPDQRSILSAWLSARKGFPVW, from the coding sequence GTGCCCGTCCTCGACCGGTGGCAGCACCAACTGGCAGACACCGGCACAACGCTCTTCCTGAGCGATCGCGGCGGCAGCATCGTGGCCCGGCGAACCAGTGACAACAGTGAGCGACGCCGACTCGACAGCGTGCACGCAGCAGAGGGCTTCGACTACTCCGAGGACGCCATCGGCACCAATGGACTCGGGACTTCTATGGTGGAAAAGCGTCCCATATTCGTTAAGGGCAGCCAGCACTACAATGACGCATTGGCCGCTTTGGCGTGTGCGGCCGCCCCGGTCTATACGCCGGCAGGCTTGGTCGTGGGCTCAGTCTCACTTGGAGGGCCTGTCGAGGCTGCAAGCCCAATCATGCTCTCGCTCACGCGGGAGATCAGCCAACAGATCGAAGAGAGGCTTCGCACCTCCTCCAGGCCCCAAGACCTTGCACTTGCGATGTCTTTCATGCGCTTCACCAGCTCACAGCGACCCACAGTGGTGATGGACAAAGAGTCCATCCTTGCCAACACGCCGGGCCTGCCTTACGTCAACGTCGCATCACACGTCATGCTCTGGGAACTGATCAACTCCCACAACTGGTCCTCCAACAGCACGCTTCGCCGTCATTTGGAGGAGACTTTCATTGAGATCACGGCAAGGAGGGTCGTGGATGGGCCGCGCGAACACTTCGTGGTTCACTTCTCCAATTTTGGCGAAACTCCAGACCACGATTCTGGAGTGGCGGTGCCCTCTAAGACGACCATTACCACGCTAGGGCGGGATAACACCGCCCCAGCAGTTGTCGTCGTTGACGGACCGCGTGGTTCTGGACGGGCGACTGTAGCCGGACGGCTGCGCACCACGCGAGAACGTGTGGCACGTCTTGAAGTGTTTGTCGTATCCTCAGCGGCGGCTCCGCCGTGGACGACCGTGGAGGGCCTCTTAGCCGGCGGCACGGACGTCCTGATCCGGCGCGTGGAGGAGCTAGCCGAGAACGAGATCCCCAGTCTCGCCGGCGTCGTGGAGCGGCAACGGAAGGCGCGTGCAGCTGGGCAACGTGCCAGCAGCCTGTTGCTGACCTCCTGGCGCGACCGAGCTGCGCCGATGTCCAGGCGTTTATCGATGCCGCCGGACCAGCGGAGCATACTGAGTGCTTGGCTCAGCGCCCGGAAAGGATTCCCGGTCTGGTGA
- a CDS encoding helix-turn-helix domain-containing protein, with protein sequence MSMMETAKRGAIIRALDAAGGNKSEAAALLGMGRTTLYRRLRQLGLDTGEGSI encoded by the coding sequence ATGAGCATGATGGAGACGGCAAAGCGCGGGGCCATCATCAGGGCGCTCGACGCAGCCGGAGGCAACAAATCCGAAGCCGCAGCGCTGCTGGGTATGGGGAGGACGACCCTGTATCGGCGGCTGCGCCAACTTGGCCTTGATACGGGCGAAGGTTCGATCTGA
- a CDS encoding LysR family transcriptional regulator, producing MPRNFIFGRAAERFPVARPPRRRTIKQLAAELGTRLLDRNTRSALTLPLDRR from the coding sequence TTGCCCAGGAACTTCATTTTCGGGCGGGCCGCCGAACGGTTCCCCGTCGCCCGTCCGCCCCGCCGCCGGACGATAAAACAACTTGCGGCCGAACTTGGGACTCGCCTGCTGGACCGCAATACCCGTTCCGCGCTGACACTTCCACTGGACAGGCGTTGA